One window from the genome of Eucalyptus grandis isolate ANBG69807.140 chromosome 7, ASM1654582v1, whole genome shotgun sequence encodes:
- the LOC104452787 gene encoding LOW QUALITY PROTEIN: V-type proton ATPase subunit B 1 (The sequence of the model RefSeq protein was modified relative to this genomic sequence to represent the inferred CDS: inserted 1 base in 1 codon; substituted 1 base at 1 genomic stop codon) encodes MGVAPMSYDMEEGTLEIGMEDRTVSGVAGPLVTLDKVKGPKYHEVVNIRLGDGTTRSGQVLEVDGEKVAVRVYEGTSGIENKYTIVQFIGEVLKTLVSLDTLGFIFNGSRKPIDNGSLILPEAYLDISGSSINPSERTYLEEMIRTGISSIDVMNSIARGQKIPPFFAAGLPHNKTATQIXRXASLVKRLEKADE; translated from the exons AGGATAGGACCGTCTCTGGTGTTGCTGGGCCGTTGGTTACACTCGACAAAGTCAAG GGACCAAAGTATCACGAGGTAGTAAATATCCGCTTGGGTGATGGAACGACTAGAAGTGGGCAAGTCCTTGAAGTTGATGGAGAGAAAGTTGCTGTGCGG GTTTATGAAGGTACTTCTGGGATTGAAAACAAATACACCATTGTGCAATTCATTGGCGAG GTTCTGAAAACACTTGTGTCCTTGGATACGCTTGGGTTCATATTTAATGGTTCTAGAAAGCCCATTGATAATGGCTCTCTAATTCTGCCAGAGGCTTACCTGGATATTTCTG GAAGTTCTATAAATCCCAGCGAAAGAACCTACCTGGAAGAGATGATACGAACAGGAATTTCCTCCATTGATGTAATGAATTCCATAGCTCGTGGACAAAAGATCCCACCTTTCTTTGCTGCTGGTCTTCCTCATAACAAAACAGCTACTCAGA TCCGTTAGGCTAGTCTTGTGAAGCGATTGGAGAAGGCTGATG AATGA